A stretch of Henckelia pumila isolate YLH828 chromosome 4, ASM3356847v2, whole genome shotgun sequence DNA encodes these proteins:
- the LOC140894646 gene encoding 2-alkenal reductase (NADP(+)-dependent)-like, producing MGDEAVSNKMIVLKDYVKGFPKESDMLLKTSPIKLRVPDGCDGAVLVKNLYLSCDPYMRNRMRKMEGSYIEAFEPGSPITGFGVCKVVDSTHPNFKKGDLFWGRTGWEEYSLIKSAEGLFKVQHTDVPLSYYTGILGMPGTTAYCGFYEVCSPKKGDTVFISAASGAVGQLVGQFAKLFGCYVVGSAGTKEKVDLLKNKFCFDDAFNYKEELDLNAALKRYFPEGIDIYFENVGGNMLDAVLLNMKLHGRIAVCGMISQYSLEEPEGVKNLLCLVMKRIRMEGFLVFDYYHLYPKYLQMVLPLIKQGKITYVEDIAEGLENAPNALVGLFSGRNVGKQVVAVARE from the exons ATGGGGGACGAAGCTGTGAGCAACAAGATGATCGTGTTGAAAGATTACGTGAAGGGTTTTCCGAAGGAGTCCGATATGTTGCTGAAAACCTCGCCCATCAAACTCCGAGTCCCCGATGGCTGCGACGGCGCCGTTTTGGTGAAGAATCTCTACTTGTCTTGCGACCCTTATATGCGTAATCGCATGCGCAAAATGGAGGGAAGCTACATCGAGGCCTTTGAGCCTGGCTCT CCGATAACAGGATTTGGAGTGTGTAAAGTTGTGGATTCTACTCATCCCAATTTCAAGAAGGGTGACCTTTTTTGGGGCAGAACAGGCTGGGAGGAGTACAGCCTGATTAAATCTGCGGAGGGTCTTTTTAAAGTTCAGCATACAGATGTACCTCTGTCTTATTACACCGGAATCCTTG GCATGCCTGGCACTACTGCTTACTGTGGTTTTTATGAGGTTTGCTCTCCCAAAAAGGGTGACACTGTGTTCATTTCGGCGGCATCCGGAGCTGTTGGTCAACTTGTTGGACAATTTGCGAAGTTGTTTGGGTGCTATGTTGTTGGAAGTGCAGGAACCAAAGAAAAG GTGGATCTCTTGAAGAACAAATTTTGTTTTGACGACGCGTTCAATTATAAAGAAGAACTTGATTTGAATGCAGCTTTAAAAAG GTACTTCCCGGAAGgaattgatatatattttgaaaatgtGGGAGGAAACATGCTCGATGCGGTGCTTCTTAATATGAAATTGCATGGTCGAATTGCTGTGTGTGGGATGATTTCACAGTACAGCCTTGAGGAGCCAGAAGGTGTGAAGAACTTGCTCTGCTTGGTGATGAAACGAATTCGTATGGAAGGATTTCTAGTGTTCGACTACTATCACCTCTATCCAAAGTATCTGCAAATGGTTTTGCCACTGATTAAACAAGGAAAGATCACATATGTGGAGGACATAGCCGAAGGCCTGGAAAATGCACCAAATGCCCTTGTAGGGCTATTCTCCGGCCGCAATGTCGGAAAGCAGGTTGTGGCCGTCGCTCGTGAGTAG
- the LOC140860470 gene encoding uncharacterized protein, with product MSEGPWSFFQDLIVIMQETKGMDEPRSLNFNEVSFWVQCHNVPLSFSNKNILENIGAHIGLVEEVDQGESGSYLGSHIRIQVRLDIRKPLNKFVCVGVEDEEDVFILLTYERIPNLCYRCGVIGHSFRTCGEASEKNDKLKYGIWMKS from the coding sequence ATGTCGGAGGGGCCTTGGAGCTTTTTCCAGGACCTGATCGTGATAATGCAGGAGACTAAAGGAATGGACGAACCTCGCTCTCTTAATTTCAATGAGGTATCATTTTGGGTCCAGTGCCACAATGTTCCCTTATCGTTCTCTAATAAGAATATCTTGGAAAATATTGGTGCACACATCGGCCTGGTAGAGGAGGTGGATCAGGGGGAGTCTGGTTCATATTTGGGAAGCCATATTCGTATTCAGGTTCGACTTGATATTCGAAAACCTTTGAATAAGTTTGTCTGTGTTGGGGTTGAAGATGAGGAAGACGTTTTCATCCTACTTACCTATGAACGGATCCCGAATCTCTGTTATAGATGTGGAGTTATTGGGCACTCCTTTAGAACCTGTGGTGAGGCTTCGGAGAAGAATGATAAACTGAAGTATGGAATCTGGATGAAATCCTAG